One region of Phycisphaerae bacterium genomic DNA includes:
- a CDS encoding minor capsid protein has translation MPVDLAQLKSVNEVVRDRIIRHAVLLEQYKTEQVRKIISFFNRSLEPDLLEKLTKYAGKTLTENRLRLMRQSMKDVMAAGYLRMRKDLEPDLLELGKSQSRWDAAVIEKSLPVKIALTTLSVPTIKEMVVNRPIDGRLVREWFEELGQAQAIKVNRQIMIGVAEGEGIDEIVRRIRGTAKNRYRDGILARSRREIESVVRTSVSGVVNNVRQATYRANVDVIAAVQWVATLDSHTCEVCAAYDGQVYGLMDGPRPPQHIGCRCTTVPVCKSWKELGFDFKEMPASERAAMNGRVADKVTYGQWLKGQSRQTQELVLGKGKAQLFRSGKVAIRDFVDDRGRVLTLKELEALD, from the coding sequence ATGCCGGTTGATCTGGCACAACTGAAAAGTGTCAACGAGGTGGTCCGCGACCGGATCATACGACACGCGGTCCTCTTGGAGCAGTACAAGACCGAGCAGGTGCGAAAGATCATCTCGTTTTTCAACCGGAGTCTCGAGCCGGACCTGCTGGAAAAACTCACCAAGTACGCGGGCAAGACGCTGACCGAGAACCGCCTTCGTCTGATGCGGCAGAGCATGAAGGACGTCATGGCGGCCGGTTACCTACGTATGAGGAAGGACCTGGAGCCGGACCTGCTGGAGTTGGGCAAGTCGCAGTCTCGGTGGGATGCGGCGGTGATCGAGAAGTCGCTGCCGGTGAAGATTGCCCTGACGACGTTGTCGGTGCCGACGATCAAGGAGATGGTCGTCAACCGGCCGATTGACGGCCGGCTGGTCCGGGAGTGGTTCGAAGAGCTTGGGCAGGCCCAGGCGATCAAGGTCAACCGGCAGATCATGATCGGCGTGGCGGAGGGCGAGGGGATCGACGAGATCGTGCGCCGGATTCGGGGGACGGCGAAGAATCGCTACCGCGACGGGATTCTGGCTCGGTCCAGACGAGAAATTGAATCGGTGGTGCGGACCTCCGTTTCCGGCGTGGTGAACAACGTTCGGCAGGCGACCTATCGGGCCAATGTCGACGTGATTGCGGCGGTGCAGTGGGTAGCGACGCTGGACAGTCACACGTGTGAGGTGTGTGCGGCCTACGATGGCCAGGTGTATGGCCTGATGGATGGGCCGAGACCTCCCCAGCACATCGGATGCCGCTGTACGACGGTGCCGGTGTGCAAGTCGTGGAAGGAGTTGGGGTTTGACTTCAAGGAGATGCCGGCGAGCGAGCGGGCGGCGATGAATGGGAGGGTGGCCGACAAGGTGACGTATGGCCAGTGGCTCAAGGGCCAGAGCCGGCAGACGCAGGAGTTGGTGTTGGGCAAGGGCAAGGCGCAGTTGTTCCGCTCGGGCAAGGTGGCCATTCGGGATTTCGTGGACGACCGGGGGCGGGTACTGACGCTCAAGGAACTGGAGGCGCTCGATTGA
- a CDS encoding DUF4055 domain-containing protein — protein sequence MANQESTVESVHPIYSAMLPTWELVDDLMGGTAAMKAAGEKWLPREEGETVKAYEARLSRSVLYNGYKKTVLGLSRRPFARNVNIVGDLPEKLAGMPNAVDDQGRSLNSFAREVLKVGINRGLCHILVDYPPNTAGSLGEERELGLRPRFVLVDPISLINWQTEEVNGETRLTQIRISESVYRSSGQWDAKAVRRIRVIGLDAFQVYEQAEKGDWHVVQEGTMTLGKIALVTLYINPTGFMSASPAMDDLAYMNLAHYQSQSDHRNNLRFARSGVIFLKGLTAKEMEQGIVWGVNHAVRTTNADADMKIIEHSGSAVTAGENELRHLEEQMDAVGMGPLTVRSWGNETAMGKAIDEGKGQCDLQSWVRDEEAVLEKAFGLAAEWTGETLAEDFKVDIYDDFGLLPRSAQDLDNLQKLRDRGDLSRRTILEGVKLRGLLPENHDIDEELARIEEEGPDLGMIGREEPEPEPEEEKE from the coding sequence ATGGCGAATCAGGAATCGACAGTCGAGTCTGTGCATCCCATTTACAGTGCCATGTTGCCGACGTGGGAGTTGGTAGACGACCTGATGGGCGGCACGGCGGCGATGAAGGCGGCGGGAGAGAAGTGGTTGCCGCGAGAAGAAGGCGAGACGGTCAAGGCGTATGAGGCGAGGCTGTCAAGGTCCGTGCTGTACAACGGGTACAAGAAGACGGTGCTGGGGCTGTCGCGGCGTCCGTTTGCTCGCAACGTGAACATTGTGGGGGACTTGCCCGAGAAGCTGGCGGGGATGCCCAATGCAGTCGACGATCAGGGGCGGAGCCTCAATTCGTTCGCCAGGGAAGTGCTCAAAGTCGGGATCAACCGGGGGCTGTGTCATATCCTGGTGGACTATCCGCCGAACACGGCGGGGAGCCTTGGGGAGGAGCGCGAGCTTGGGCTGCGGCCGAGATTTGTGCTGGTCGATCCGATCTCGCTCATCAACTGGCAGACGGAAGAAGTGAACGGCGAGACGCGGCTGACGCAGATTCGGATCAGTGAGTCGGTGTATCGGTCGAGCGGCCAGTGGGACGCCAAGGCGGTGCGCCGCATTCGGGTGATCGGGCTGGACGCCTTCCAGGTGTACGAGCAGGCAGAGAAGGGGGATTGGCACGTCGTCCAAGAGGGCACGATGACGCTTGGGAAGATCGCCCTGGTGACTCTGTATATCAACCCGACGGGGTTCATGAGTGCGTCCCCGGCAATGGACGACCTGGCGTACATGAATCTGGCGCACTACCAGAGCCAGAGCGACCACCGGAACAATCTGCGGTTCGCGCGTTCGGGCGTCATTTTCCTCAAGGGGCTGACGGCAAAGGAGATGGAGCAGGGGATCGTATGGGGGGTGAATCACGCGGTCAGGACGACCAACGCCGACGCGGACATGAAGATCATCGAGCACAGCGGCAGTGCGGTGACGGCCGGAGAGAATGAGCTTCGCCACCTCGAAGAGCAGATGGATGCGGTTGGCATGGGGCCGTTGACCGTGCGGTCCTGGGGCAACGAGACGGCGATGGGCAAGGCGATCGACGAAGGCAAGGGCCAGTGCGACCTGCAATCGTGGGTGCGGGATGAAGAGGCTGTCCTCGAGAAGGCATTTGGGCTGGCGGCGGAATGGACCGGCGAAACATTGGCGGAAGACTTCAAGGTTGACATCTATGACGACTTCGGATTGCTGCCGCGATCGGCGCAGGACCTGGACAATCTCCAGAAGCTCCGAGACCGGGGCGATCTGTCCAGACGAACGATTCTGGAGGGTGTCAAGCTGCGTGGCCTTCTGCCGGAAAACCACGACATCGACGAGGAATTGGCTCGGATCGAGGAAGAGGGGCCTGACCTGGGCATGATCGGGAGGGAAGAGCCGGAACCGGAGCCTGAAGAAGAGAAGGAGTAA